A part of Melittangium boletus DSM 14713 genomic DNA contains:
- the recF gene encoding DNA replication/repair protein RecF (All proteins in this family for which functions are known are DNA-binding proteins that assist the filamentation of RecA onto DNA for the initiation of recombination or recombinational repair.), producing the protein MRLLALHVQDFRNLGQVSLSPSPHATIAVGQNGQGKTNLLEALYFLATLKPLRAGRLSELVRWGASSARVSGRFLLKGAEREISVEVAGGVRQSFVDGKKASSLEEYFGGVSVVAFTPDDLEVVKGGPDSRRGFLDRAVFNRFPSFLRESREYGRALKNRNRLLRTGPVEPAYLDAYDETLARAGARVYARRRSLMAELAPRAQATFASIGRTPDPAVYGYHPAHLGELDFDGVDEAALATALREALAARSRRDIDRGFTSVGPHVDDVSVTLGGRSARAYASQGQQRALVLGWKIAEIENLEASMGFLPLLLLDDVSSELDPERNAYLMNYLAASGAQVFLTTTDAGLVRNAAAQDTLWMGVRSGEVSLTPP; encoded by the coding sequence GTGCGCCTGTTGGCACTCCACGTCCAGGACTTCCGCAACCTTGGTCAGGTCTCCCTGTCGCCGAGTCCTCACGCGACCATCGCCGTGGGCCAGAACGGTCAGGGCAAGACGAACCTGCTCGAAGCGCTCTACTTCCTCGCCACGCTCAAGCCCCTGAGAGCGGGACGCCTCTCGGAACTCGTGAGGTGGGGCGCTTCATCGGCACGTGTCTCCGGCCGCTTTCTCCTCAAGGGCGCCGAGCGGGAAATCTCCGTCGAAGTGGCGGGCGGCGTCCGTCAGTCCTTCGTGGATGGCAAGAAGGCCTCCAGCCTGGAGGAGTATTTCGGCGGAGTCTCCGTGGTGGCCTTCACCCCGGATGATCTGGAGGTGGTGAAGGGCGGTCCGGATTCCCGGCGAGGTTTCCTGGATCGAGCCGTGTTCAACCGTTTCCCCTCGTTCTTGCGAGAGAGCCGCGAGTACGGCCGCGCCTTGAAGAACCGCAACCGGTTGCTGCGCACCGGTCCGGTCGAGCCCGCCTATCTGGATGCCTACGACGAGACGCTCGCCCGGGCCGGAGCGCGTGTGTATGCCCGTCGGCGCTCCCTGATGGCCGAGCTGGCTCCTCGTGCCCAGGCAACGTTCGCTTCCATCGGTCGTACGCCAGACCCCGCCGTGTATGGCTATCACCCCGCCCACCTGGGGGAGCTCGACTTCGATGGTGTCGATGAAGCGGCGCTGGCCACGGCGCTTCGAGAAGCCCTCGCGGCCCGCTCCCGAAGGGATATCGATCGCGGTTTCACCTCCGTGGGCCCCCATGTGGACGATGTCTCCGTCACCCTGGGTGGACGCAGCGCTCGGGCCTATGCCAGCCAGGGCCAACAACGCGCCCTCGTGCTCGGCTGGAAGATCGCCGAGATCGAGAACCTCGAGGCCTCCATGGGTTTTCTTCCCTTGTTGCTCCTGGATGATGTCTCGAGTGAGCTGGACCCCGAGCGCAATGCCTATCTGATGAATTACCTGGCGGCGAGTGGGGCCCAGGTCTTCCTCACCACCACGGACGCGGGCCTCGTGCGCAATGCCGCCGCTCAGGACACCCTCTGGATGGGCGTGCGCTCGGGAGAAGTCTCGCTCACCCCTCCCTAG
- a CDS encoding sigma-54 interaction domain-containing protein translates to MAKRVQEQTGKHAALASLLEVSQALAGAVDLKAALHRVLERLERYHGVLRGTVTLMDPNTQDLSIEASIGLSAEGRNVRYKLGEGITGRVVQSGKPVVVPEISREPLFLHRAFHGRQNGPEEFSFICVPISLNRKPVGAFGVDLRHDKERDFAEETRLFGVIASMIGQALAAHRLLEDERKRLLEENTTLRQELRERYDFSNIIGTSGPMRQVYEQIHQVARTNTTVLIRGESGTGKELIAHALHYNSTRAKKPFIKVNCAALPETLIESELFGYEKGAFTGAQARKRGRFELAEGGTLFLDEIGEVNLATQVKLLRVLQEREFERVGGTETLKSNVRLIAATNKDLETAISEKSFREDLYYRLNVFTLFIPPLRERKSDLLLLADHFVAKYAREHGKNIRRISTPAIDMLVSYHWPGNVRELENIIERSVLVCDGNAIHGHHLPPTLQTAEASESHTNTSLTDAVQQFEKDLILDALKSTRGNRAKAARLLRTTERIVNYKVTKYEIDCSRFQA, encoded by the coding sequence ATGGCGAAGCGGGTCCAGGAACAGACGGGGAAGCACGCGGCACTCGCCAGCCTGCTGGAGGTGAGTCAGGCCCTGGCCGGCGCGGTCGACCTCAAGGCCGCCCTGCACCGCGTCCTGGAACGGCTCGAGCGCTACCACGGCGTGCTGCGCGGCACCGTGACGTTGATGGACCCCAACACCCAGGATCTCTCCATCGAGGCCTCCATCGGTTTGAGCGCCGAGGGCCGCAACGTGCGCTACAAGCTGGGAGAGGGCATCACCGGCCGCGTCGTGCAGAGCGGCAAGCCCGTGGTCGTGCCGGAGATCAGCCGCGAGCCGCTCTTCCTGCACCGCGCCTTCCACGGCCGGCAGAACGGGCCCGAGGAGTTCTCCTTCATCTGCGTGCCCATCTCCCTCAACCGCAAGCCCGTGGGCGCCTTCGGCGTGGACCTGCGCCATGACAAGGAGCGCGACTTCGCCGAGGAGACGCGCCTGTTCGGCGTCATCGCGTCCATGATTGGCCAGGCGCTCGCCGCCCACCGGCTGCTCGAGGACGAGCGCAAGCGGCTGCTCGAGGAGAACACCACCCTGCGCCAGGAGCTGCGCGAGCGCTACGACTTCTCCAACATCATCGGGACGAGCGGCCCCATGCGCCAGGTGTACGAGCAGATCCACCAGGTGGCGCGCACCAACACCACCGTCCTCATCCGCGGCGAGTCCGGCACCGGCAAGGAGCTCATCGCCCACGCCCTGCACTACAACTCCACCCGCGCCAAGAAGCCCTTCATCAAGGTCAACTGCGCCGCCCTCCCCGAAACGCTCATCGAGTCCGAGCTCTTCGGCTACGAGAAGGGCGCGTTCACCGGCGCCCAGGCGCGCAAGCGCGGCCGCTTCGAGCTCGCCGAGGGCGGCACCCTCTTCCTCGACGAGATTGGCGAGGTCAACCTCGCCACCCAGGTGAAGCTCTTGCGCGTGCTCCAGGAGCGCGAGTTCGAGCGCGTGGGCGGCACCGAGACGCTCAAGAGCAACGTGCGCCTCATCGCCGCCACCAACAAGGACCTGGAGACGGCCATCTCCGAGAAGAGCTTCCGCGAGGACCTCTACTACCGCCTCAACGTCTTCACCCTCTTCATCCCGCCCCTGCGCGAGCGCAAGAGCGACCTGCTGCTGCTCGCCGACCACTTCGTCGCCAAGTACGCGCGCGAGCACGGCAAGAACATCCGCCGCATCTCCACCCCCGCCATCGACATGCTCGTGAGCTACCACTGGCCCGGCAACGTGCGCGAGCTGGAGAACATCATCGAGCGCTCCGTGCTCGTCTGCGACGGCAACGCCATCCACGGCCACCACCTGCCCCCCACCCTCCAGACCGCCGAGGCCTCGGAGAGCCACACCAACACCTCGCTCACCGACGCCGTCCAGCAGTTCGAGAAGGACCTCATCCTCGATGCGCTCAAGAGCACGCGCGGCAACCGTGCCAAGGCCGCGCGCCTGCTGCGCACCACCGAGCGCATCGTCAACTACAAGGTCACCAAGTACGAGATCGACTGCTCGCGCTTCCAGGCGTGA
- a CDS encoding CsbD family protein codes for MGEWTDKTKGKVKETVGVATGDRELEAEGKADTLKGKVKEGIEDAKRAIKDKVDDLKGNKREDPDAI; via the coding sequence ATGGGTGAGTGGACGGACAAGACCAAGGGCAAGGTGAAGGAGACGGTCGGCGTGGCCACGGGTGACCGCGAGCTGGAGGCCGAGGGCAAGGCGGACACCTTGAAGGGCAAGGTCAAGGAAGGCATCGAGGACGCCAAGCGCGCCATCAAGGACAAGGTGGACGACCTCAAGGGCAACAAGCGCGAGGATCCGGACGCCATCTAG
- a CDS encoding LysR family transcriptional regulator translates to MIQLQRLEGFYWVARCEGYARAARAFPYPITQPGVHQQIKRLESELGVRLFERVGKDRVVLTPQGRVLYDAVAPFYEGLPALERSLRTGDVGGRLRIHASGHVLRHLLPPWLRSLRSQRPDIEVALFEAKVPAMALVRSGETDLLVDHLPEVPPDLDTRQVGKTRVFLVFPSRPRSPIRGLVSPVPFRDELFITYSSDPHLRDLQLAALAHFGIVPRRMYAADSSETILGFVAAGLGYSLLASHEPRGPKVPGVTALPLTEPAREFPLYVAWRRSPQRNPLIEALLALAPKP, encoded by the coding sequence ATGATTCAGCTCCAGCGTCTCGAGGGCTTCTACTGGGTCGCGCGCTGCGAGGGGTATGCCCGTGCGGCTCGCGCGTTCCCGTACCCCATCACCCAGCCAGGGGTGCACCAGCAGATCAAACGGCTGGAGTCCGAATTGGGTGTGCGCCTCTTCGAGCGCGTAGGTAAGGACCGCGTCGTGCTCACCCCCCAGGGCCGCGTGCTCTACGACGCCGTGGCTCCCTTCTACGAGGGTCTGCCCGCCCTGGAGCGCTCCCTGCGCACCGGTGACGTGGGCGGCCGGTTGCGCATCCATGCCTCCGGACACGTGCTCCGCCACCTGCTGCCCCCCTGGCTGCGCAGCCTGCGCTCCCAACGGCCCGATATCGAGGTCGCCCTCTTCGAAGCCAAGGTGCCCGCCATGGCCCTCGTGCGCTCGGGCGAGACGGATCTCCTCGTGGATCACCTGCCCGAGGTGCCGCCCGATCTCGACACACGGCAGGTGGGCAAGACGCGCGTCTTCCTCGTCTTCCCCTCCCGGCCTCGCTCCCCGATCCGGGGCCTCGTCAGCCCCGTCCCCTTCCGCGACGAGCTCTTCATCACCTACAGCTCCGACCCCCACCTGCGGGACTTGCAGCTCGCGGCGCTCGCCCACTTCGGCATCGTGCCCCGCCGCATGTACGCGGCCGATTCCTCGGAGACCATCCTCGGCTTCGTGGCCGCCGGGCTTGGCTACTCGCTCCTGGCCTCGCATGAACCGCGCGGTCCCAAGGTCCCTGGCGTCACGGCCCTGCCCCTCACCGAGCCCGCCCGCGAATTCCCCCTCTATGTCGCGTGGCGTCGCTCCCCCCAACGCAACCCCCTCATCGAGGCCCTGCTCGCGCTCGCTCCCAAGCCCTGA
- a CDS encoding SPFH domain-containing protein produces the protein MQILVLFALVGVFGLGAWLVLRSHRRVAAGEALILERGGAPTRVCFGGAWVVPLLHRAEVLDLSVRKVVVERRGRQGLSCRDGIRVDLRATFLVKVARREADVLRVAREVGCARANRLEEVQALLEERFACALGQSVSTFSFEELVADRSLFIDHVGIEVGDELLGFQMERMSLGRLEQTPLDQLDPTNVLDAQGIQKLTERASRLALEAGHEPVASPWDEPHAGSGEDERAVSEGERSN, from the coding sequence GTGCAGATCCTCGTCCTGTTCGCCCTGGTTGGGGTGTTTGGCCTGGGGGCGTGGCTTGTCTTGAGGAGCCATCGCCGGGTGGCGGCGGGAGAGGCGCTGATCCTCGAGCGGGGAGGCGCGCCCACGCGCGTGTGCTTTGGCGGCGCGTGGGTGGTGCCCCTGCTCCACCGGGCGGAGGTGTTGGACCTGTCGGTGCGCAAGGTGGTGGTGGAGCGCCGGGGTCGGCAGGGGCTGTCATGCCGGGACGGCATCCGCGTGGATCTCCGGGCCACGTTCCTGGTGAAGGTGGCACGCCGGGAGGCGGACGTCTTGCGCGTGGCGCGAGAGGTGGGCTGCGCGCGGGCGAACCGGCTGGAGGAGGTTCAGGCGCTGTTGGAGGAGCGCTTCGCCTGCGCGCTCGGCCAGTCGGTGAGCACGTTCAGCTTCGAGGAGCTGGTGGCGGACCGGAGCCTGTTCATCGACCATGTGGGAATCGAGGTGGGCGACGAGCTCCTGGGCTTCCAGATGGAGCGCATGTCGCTGGGCCGGCTGGAGCAGACGCCGTTGGATCAGCTGGATCCCACGAACGTCCTGGATGCCCAGGGCATCCAGAAGCTGACGGAGCGGGCCAGTCGCCTGGCGCTGGAGGCGGGGCACGAGCCGGTGGCCTCTCCGTGGGACGAGCCTCACGCCGGCAGTGGCGAGGACGAGCGGGCCGTGTCGGAAGGCGAGCGGAGCAACTGA
- a CDS encoding alpha-amylase family glycosyl hydrolase, translating into MSTSKINQPPKSGIPGPKTESTPTNRETRPANAVSRETKTESRGAAASVKTADGFESSARAGGRSQASSFESVSTTSSRSASVLGGAAGGENVAGARAAAAVTTAAPVTGALVKRSVTLTYDAGPHSQMTNLKVKGSWDATGKYSAQWNEQSVAMKPLGDGKWSVTVELQDDGQPRDWQWGVTADGPTGKDQWVVMGEGNLKLDPSKPTASYAPTTYHEMGSTRSGEDAAFKFWAPGAKSVQVKVTDKQGRVERFPMKADEEGNWSARAEGRWNELLGKSYTYEVVDSVGDLSERPDPYAREMMGEQRGLDRMYLDPKTGQEVNRYATGAKELMRFDVDGEEGADRAYLVLKDENGWALSKDEVIKRLGEFDTSLVDKLRGGKFNDHWSKNIEADGRIRMTNQEGAWTTLVDDPKKLVGLRYEFQVFEKDAQGQLRMKGDANRDGKLVDAERLASSVNDPWSDVITESSGVSFRGSVITDPTSFQWKNNDAPREKDHSKWVVYQLHVGSFLGEGGNSNRSTLEDLTAKLDYFKELGVNTLELLPVNEVEGARNWGYLGVNSLATESSFGFEDKDGRWVSGTEAMKRFIDEAHGKGLNVISDVVYNHVFGDYNGLWNVGGPDNPYFNWSEEPGKNELRETPWGSVPAYSEPKVKQFFVDHAVQQVQELQFDGLRFDFTEPIKGTGGKDGWEMLREINRQVHYYNPDVWTVAEQFDYDPSISRPAQKDGTGGGFDAQWYTEFQHRLVNDNSKPGLIQAASRGLKTDMDAFVGLMTHPRGLDGWKNALSIISNHDEVGNAQRTMNTAEGNAPTDFPEQWSRSAARFAAGMGLAGPGIPMFFQGDEFGAQNDFRWGNPSTWDSGWSWESLGKDWNWDKVTFNDARKADYERLFQMPEATRAKDKAYQGLSSEDRKVFESLAAMPAEKRSEAMLDITKRQSFQFYKDAIALRQSSPAFSAAAEVHRVYTHNDDSVLAFTRKAGNEEYLVVGSLNQKNQEGYTLPLPPGNWKEVLNSDAAAYGGGNFGNYGATLSGGNTKVNIPAAGYVVLKKV; encoded by the coding sequence GTGAGCACGTCCAAGATCAATCAACCCCCGAAGAGTGGAATCCCCGGCCCGAAGACGGAGAGCACGCCGACGAACCGGGAGACGCGCCCGGCGAACGCGGTGAGCCGCGAGACGAAGACGGAGAGCAGGGGCGCGGCGGCCTCGGTGAAGACGGCGGACGGTTTCGAGTCATCCGCGCGAGCGGGGGGAAGGAGCCAGGCGTCCTCGTTCGAGTCGGTGTCCACGACGTCGTCGAGAAGCGCCTCGGTGTTGGGCGGCGCGGCGGGAGGCGAGAACGTGGCGGGTGCGCGAGCCGCGGCGGCGGTGACGACGGCGGCGCCGGTGACGGGAGCGCTGGTGAAGCGCTCGGTGACGCTCACCTACGACGCGGGCCCGCACAGCCAGATGACGAATCTGAAGGTGAAGGGGAGCTGGGACGCGACGGGCAAGTACAGCGCGCAGTGGAACGAGCAGTCGGTGGCGATGAAGCCGTTGGGGGACGGCAAGTGGTCGGTGACGGTGGAGTTGCAGGACGACGGGCAGCCCCGGGACTGGCAGTGGGGAGTGACAGCGGACGGCCCCACGGGCAAGGACCAGTGGGTGGTGATGGGCGAGGGGAACCTGAAGTTGGACCCGAGCAAGCCCACGGCCAGCTACGCGCCGACGACGTACCACGAGATGGGCTCGACGCGGTCGGGGGAGGACGCGGCGTTCAAGTTCTGGGCACCGGGAGCCAAGAGCGTGCAGGTGAAGGTGACGGACAAGCAGGGGCGGGTGGAGCGCTTCCCGATGAAGGCGGACGAGGAGGGCAACTGGTCGGCGCGGGCGGAGGGGCGTTGGAACGAGCTGTTGGGCAAGTCGTACACCTACGAGGTGGTGGACTCGGTGGGCGACTTGAGCGAGCGGCCGGACCCGTACGCGCGCGAGATGATGGGCGAGCAGCGGGGCCTGGATCGGATGTACCTGGATCCGAAGACGGGGCAGGAGGTGAACCGGTACGCCACGGGCGCGAAGGAGTTGATGCGCTTCGACGTGGACGGTGAGGAGGGGGCGGATCGGGCGTACCTGGTGCTCAAGGACGAGAATGGGTGGGCGCTGAGCAAGGACGAGGTCATCAAGCGGCTGGGCGAGTTCGACACGTCATTGGTGGACAAGCTGCGGGGCGGGAAGTTCAACGACCACTGGTCGAAGAACATCGAGGCGGACGGGCGCATCCGGATGACGAACCAGGAGGGGGCGTGGACGACGCTGGTGGATGACCCCAAGAAGCTGGTGGGGCTGCGCTACGAGTTCCAGGTCTTCGAGAAGGACGCCCAGGGGCAATTGAGGATGAAGGGGGATGCGAACCGGGACGGGAAGCTGGTCGATGCCGAGCGGCTGGCGTCGTCGGTGAACGACCCGTGGAGCGACGTCATCACCGAGAGCAGTGGCGTGTCGTTCCGGGGCTCGGTCATCACGGATCCGACGAGCTTCCAGTGGAAGAACAACGACGCGCCGCGGGAGAAGGACCACTCGAAGTGGGTGGTGTACCAGCTGCACGTGGGCAGCTTCCTGGGCGAGGGGGGCAACTCCAACCGCTCGACGCTCGAGGACCTGACGGCGAAGCTGGACTACTTCAAGGAGTTGGGCGTGAACACGCTGGAACTCCTGCCGGTGAACGAGGTGGAGGGGGCGCGCAACTGGGGCTACCTGGGCGTGAACAGCCTGGCGACGGAGAGCTCGTTCGGCTTCGAGGACAAGGATGGGCGCTGGGTGAGTGGGACGGAGGCGATGAAGCGCTTCATCGACGAAGCGCACGGCAAGGGGCTCAACGTCATCTCGGACGTGGTCTACAACCACGTGTTCGGCGACTACAACGGGCTGTGGAACGTGGGCGGGCCGGACAACCCCTACTTCAACTGGTCGGAGGAGCCGGGGAAGAACGAGCTGCGCGAGACGCCATGGGGGTCGGTGCCGGCGTACTCGGAGCCGAAGGTGAAGCAGTTCTTCGTGGACCACGCGGTGCAGCAGGTGCAGGAACTGCAGTTCGACGGCCTGCGCTTCGACTTCACCGAGCCCATCAAGGGGACGGGAGGCAAGGACGGCTGGGAGATGCTGCGGGAGATCAACCGGCAGGTGCACTACTACAACCCGGACGTGTGGACGGTGGCGGAGCAGTTCGACTACGACCCGAGCATCTCGAGGCCGGCGCAGAAGGACGGGACGGGGGGAGGCTTCGACGCGCAGTGGTACACGGAGTTCCAGCACCGGCTGGTGAATGACAACAGCAAGCCGGGGTTGATCCAGGCGGCGTCGAGGGGCCTGAAGACGGACATGGACGCGTTCGTGGGGCTGATGACGCACCCGCGAGGGCTGGACGGGTGGAAGAACGCGCTGTCGATCATCTCGAACCATGACGAGGTGGGCAACGCGCAGCGGACGATGAACACGGCGGAGGGCAACGCGCCCACGGATTTCCCGGAGCAGTGGTCTCGGAGCGCGGCGCGGTTCGCGGCGGGAATGGGCCTGGCGGGGCCGGGCATTCCGATGTTCTTCCAGGGAGACGAGTTCGGGGCGCAGAACGACTTCCGATGGGGCAACCCGTCCACGTGGGACAGTGGTTGGTCGTGGGAGTCACTGGGCAAGGACTGGAACTGGGACAAGGTGACGTTCAACGACGCGCGCAAGGCGGACTACGAGCGGCTGTTCCAGATGCCGGAGGCGACGCGGGCGAAGGACAAGGCGTACCAGGGGTTGTCGAGCGAGGACAGGAAGGTCTTCGAGAGCCTGGCGGCGATGCCCGCGGAGAAGCGCTCCGAGGCGATGCTGGACATCACGAAGCGGCAGAGCTTCCAGTTCTACAAGGACGCGATCGCGCTGAGGCAGTCGAGTCCGGCGTTCAGCGCAGCCGCGGAAGTGCACCGGGTGTACACGCACAACGACGATTCGGTGCTGGCCTTCACGAGGAAGGCGGGTAACGAGGAGTACTTGGTGGTGGGCAGCCTGAACCAGAAGAACCAGGAGGGCTACACGCTGCCGTTGCCCCCGGGGAACTGGAAGGAAGTGCTCAACAGCGACGCCGCGGCCTATGGCGGCGGCAACTTCGGTAACTACGGAGCGACGCTGAGTGGCGGGAACACGAAGGTGAACATCCCGGCGGCGGGATACGTGGTCCTCAAAAAGGTGTAG
- a CDS encoding AAA family ATPase produces the protein MASGPARSSSASSATWLEDLDLLIRARYPLIYLVSWEEHRVDSILRERARVHGKLLLTWSVRKGLRQMSAGRGPTLPEDTRNPLEAIAAIEALSEPSLVVLKDFPPYLEEKLVVRALRELAHSLKSTFTTVILLSPTLQLPTELEKEVSVLDVPLPGFQELLNLLKEIVAVVRRSNKASIELSREEAEQLIKAAQGLTLSEAENAFAKAIAHDGRLSVEDIRRVQDEKRQVIRKSGLLEYYPPSEELGNVGGLRNLKQWLDRRTAAFGERARQFGLPEPRGLLMLGVQGCGKSLTAKAIAAHWNLPLLRLDMGRIFSGLVGSSEENLRKAIHVAESIAPVVLWVDELEKGLSGVASSGTTDGGVTARVFGALLTWLQEKTAPVFVVATANRIEGLPPELLRKGRFDEIFFIDLPEVAERRDIFRIHLRRRGRDPAAYDLNALAELAVDFSGAEVEQVVVAALYEAFGENVELEQRHLNRAIQETFPLAVTLRDEVLRLREWARGRTRPASGGGPARSSP, from the coding sequence ATGGCATCCGGCCCGGCGCGGTCCTCATCCGCCTCCAGCGCGACGTGGCTGGAGGATCTCGATCTGCTCATCCGAGCCCGCTATCCGTTGATCTACCTGGTGTCCTGGGAGGAGCACCGGGTGGACAGCATCCTGCGCGAGCGGGCGCGGGTGCACGGCAAGCTGCTGCTCACGTGGTCGGTGAGGAAGGGGTTGCGGCAGATGAGCGCGGGCCGGGGCCCCACGCTGCCCGAGGACACGCGCAACCCGCTCGAGGCGATCGCCGCCATCGAGGCGCTGTCCGAGCCCTCGCTGGTGGTGCTCAAGGACTTCCCACCGTACCTGGAGGAGAAGCTGGTGGTGCGAGCGCTGCGCGAGCTGGCGCATTCGCTCAAGAGCACCTTCACGACGGTCATCCTGTTGTCGCCGACGCTGCAACTTCCCACGGAGCTGGAGAAGGAAGTGTCGGTGCTGGACGTGCCGTTGCCGGGCTTCCAGGAGCTGCTCAACCTGCTCAAGGAGATCGTGGCGGTGGTGCGCCGGAGCAACAAGGCGAGCATCGAGCTGTCGCGAGAGGAAGCCGAGCAGCTCATCAAGGCGGCGCAGGGGCTGACGCTCTCGGAGGCGGAGAACGCGTTCGCCAAGGCGATCGCCCATGATGGGCGCCTGAGCGTGGAGGACATCCGCCGGGTGCAGGACGAGAAGCGCCAGGTCATCCGCAAGAGTGGGCTGCTCGAGTACTACCCTCCCTCGGAGGAGCTGGGGAACGTGGGAGGGCTGCGCAATCTCAAGCAGTGGTTGGACCGGCGCACGGCGGCGTTCGGGGAGCGAGCGCGTCAGTTCGGCCTGCCCGAGCCGCGAGGCTTGTTGATGTTGGGCGTGCAGGGGTGTGGAAAGAGCCTGACGGCGAAGGCGATCGCCGCGCACTGGAACCTGCCGTTGTTGCGGCTGGACATGGGCCGCATCTTCAGCGGGCTGGTGGGCTCGTCCGAGGAGAACCTGCGCAAGGCCATCCACGTGGCGGAGAGCATCGCCCCGGTGGTGCTGTGGGTGGACGAGTTGGAGAAGGGCCTGTCGGGGGTGGCGTCCTCGGGGACGACGGACGGGGGTGTCACGGCGCGGGTCTTCGGGGCGCTGCTCACGTGGTTGCAGGAGAAGACGGCGCCGGTGTTCGTGGTGGCCACGGCCAACCGCATCGAGGGCCTGCCACCGGAGCTGTTGCGCAAGGGCCGCTTCGACGAGATCTTCTTCATCGATCTGCCAGAGGTGGCCGAGCGTCGGGACATCTTCCGCATCCACCTGAGGCGGCGAGGGAGGGATCCGGCGGCGTATGATTTGAACGCGCTGGCGGAGCTGGCGGTGGACTTCAGTGGAGCGGAAGTGGAGCAGGTGGTGGTCGCCGCGCTCTACGAGGCGTTCGGAGAGAACGTGGAGTTGGAGCAGCGCCATCTGAACCGGGCCATCCAGGAGACGTTTCCCCTGGCCGTGACGCTGAGGGACGAGGTCCTGCGGCTGCGCGAGTGGGCGCGAGGACGAACCCGGCCGGCCTCGGGCGGTGGCCCCGCGAGGAGCAGCCCATGA
- a CDS encoding YiaA/YiaB family inner membrane protein: MSRSPHHSAVKQGHSGAWIIQTWLSFALSVGVTTVGIWHLPVDGWQKAFLGMGLLFSVGSTFTLSKTVRDQHEQESITARIDEARVTKLLAEVDPVVLK; the protein is encoded by the coding sequence ATGTCCCGCTCTCCCCATCATTCCGCCGTGAAGCAGGGCCACAGTGGCGCCTGGATCATCCAGACCTGGCTGTCCTTCGCGCTGTCCGTGGGAGTGACGACGGTGGGGATCTGGCACCTGCCGGTGGACGGCTGGCAGAAGGCGTTCCTGGGAATGGGGCTGTTGTTCAGCGTGGGCTCCACGTTCACCCTGTCCAAGACGGTGCGCGACCAGCACGAGCAGGAGAGCATCACCGCGCGCATCGACGAGGCGCGGGTGACCAAGCTGCTGGCCGAGGTGGACCCGGTGGTTCTCAAGTAG
- the glnII gene encoding glutamine synthetase GlnII, which yields MRKVMAEYIWIDGQKPTAKLRSKMKVVEKPEIKSLSDLPDWGFDGSSTYQAEGKKSDLLLRPVRYIPNPLRPGTPDVLVMCEVLMPDGSPHPSNTRAPLRAVAEKYASHDTWFGLEQEYTLFEGNRPLGWPDKGFPAPQGGYYCGVGSDEVFGRELVEAHAEACMLAGLHINGTNAEVMPAQWEFQIGPVPALEMGDELWLARWLLYRMGEDYGISATLHPKPVKGDWNGTGCHTNVSTKAMREPGGLKVIEAACEKLRARHEEHIAVYGAHNVERLTGLHETAPINVFRYGNSDRGSSIRIPMGTVNDGKGYFEDRRPAANCDPYEVCRIMLETICS from the coding sequence ATGCGCAAGGTGATGGCGGAGTACATCTGGATCGATGGGCAGAAGCCGACGGCGAAGCTTCGCTCGAAGATGAAGGTGGTGGAGAAGCCGGAGATCAAGAGCCTGTCGGATCTGCCGGACTGGGGCTTCGACGGCTCGAGCACCTACCAGGCCGAGGGCAAGAAGAGCGACCTTCTGCTCAGGCCGGTGCGCTACATCCCCAACCCCCTGCGCCCGGGCACGCCGGACGTGCTGGTGATGTGCGAAGTGCTGATGCCGGATGGCTCTCCGCACCCGAGCAACACGCGCGCTCCCCTGCGCGCGGTGGCGGAGAAGTACGCCTCGCACGACACGTGGTTTGGCCTGGAGCAGGAGTACACGCTCTTCGAGGGCAACCGGCCGCTGGGCTGGCCGGACAAGGGTTTCCCGGCGCCGCAGGGCGGCTACTACTGTGGCGTGGGCAGTGACGAGGTCTTCGGCCGCGAACTGGTCGAGGCGCACGCCGAGGCGTGTATGCTCGCGGGCCTTCACATCAACGGCACGAACGCCGAGGTGATGCCCGCGCAGTGGGAGTTCCAGATTGGCCCCGTGCCGGCGCTCGAGATGGGCGACGAGCTGTGGCTGGCGCGCTGGCTGCTCTACCGGATGGGCGAGGACTACGGCATCAGCGCCACGCTGCACCCCAAGCCGGTGAAGGGCGACTGGAACGGCACGGGCTGCCACACGAACGTGAGCACCAAGGCGATGCGCGAGCCGGGCGGCCTCAAGGTCATCGAGGCGGCGTGCGAGAAGCTGCGCGCGCGGCACGAGGAGCACATCGCGGTGTACGGCGCGCACAACGTGGAGCGCCTGACGGGTCTGCACGAGACGGCGCCCATCAACGTGTTCCGCTACGGCAACAGCGATCGCGGCTCGTCCATCCGCATCCCCATGGGGACGGTGAACGACGGCAAGGGCTACTTCGAGGACCGCCGTCCGGCCGCCAACTGCGATCCGTACGAGGTCTGCCGCATCATGCTCGAGACGATCTGCAGCTGA